In one Winogradskyella sp. MH6 genomic region, the following are encoded:
- a CDS encoding nucleotidyltransferase domain-containing protein, which produces MTLEELKTSEHIIFESISGSRAYGLDTPTSDTDIRGVFILPKEQFYSLDYVGQVNNESNDIVYYELRKFIELCSKNNPNILELLNVPERCVLYKHPIFDTIKTELFLSKLCKNTFANYAFTQIKKARGLNKKIVNPVEKERKSVEDFCLVLDGKKSIPLKQFLNENGLKSHYCGLAKISKMKDCYNLFYNKSLNYKGVARPNANEVCLSSIPKEELPLAMLYFNLDGYSTYCKKYKEYWSWVGKRNEERYKNNISHDKNYDAKNMMHTFRLLQMAKEIGESGEINVERLDRDDLLAIKNAEFEYDELVAKAEIIREGLDEVYQNSSLQEKPELNSINKLLISVRNAFYNQ; this is translated from the coding sequence ATGACTTTAGAAGAATTAAAAACATCTGAACATATTATTTTTGAGAGCATAAGTGGCAGTAGAGCTTATGGATTGGACACACCTACATCAGATACTGATATTAGAGGTGTGTTCATTCTTCCTAAAGAGCAATTTTACTCTTTAGACTATGTTGGTCAGGTAAACAATGAATCTAATGATATTGTCTATTATGAGTTGCGAAAGTTCATTGAGTTATGTTCTAAAAACAACCCAAACATATTAGAGCTTCTCAATGTGCCAGAGCGTTGCGTGTTGTACAAGCATCCTATTTTTGATACCATAAAAACAGAATTGTTTTTATCAAAGCTGTGTAAAAACACTTTTGCCAATTATGCATTTACACAAATAAAAAAGGCGCGAGGTCTGAATAAAAAAATTGTGAATCCTGTAGAGAAAGAACGTAAATCTGTTGAAGACTTCTGTTTGGTGTTAGATGGCAAAAAATCAATTCCACTAAAACAGTTTTTAAATGAAAATGGTTTAAAAAGTCACTATTGTGGACTAGCTAAGATTTCAAAAATGAAAGATTGTTATAATCTGTTTTATAATAAATCTTTAAATTATAAAGGTGTAGCTAGACCTAACGCAAATGAAGTATGCCTAAGCTCTATACCTAAAGAAGAATTACCTTTAGCTATGCTTTATTTTAATTTAGATGGCTATTCTACCTATTGCAAAAAGTACAAAGAGTATTGGTCTTGGGTAGGCAAACGCAATGAAGAACGTTACAAAAACAACATCTCTCATGATAAAAATTATGATGCTAAAAACATGATGCATACGTTTAGGCTATTGCAAATGGCAAAAGAAATTGGAGAGTCTGGCGAAATTAATGTAGAACGACTAGACAGAGACGATTTATTAGCCATTAAAAATGCAGAATTTGAATATGATGAGTTGGTCGCAAAAGCGGAAATTATTAGAGAAGGTTTAGATGAAGTCTATCAAAACTCTAGCTTACAAGAAAAGCCAGAACTCAATTCTATTAACAAGTTGTTGATATCGGTTAGAAATGCTTTTTACAATCAATAA
- a CDS encoding nucleotidyltransferase domain-containing protein — protein sequence MKTKILNKLSEIERDKNIEILFAVESGSRAWGFASPDSDYDIRFVYKHKKDWYLNLWDQKDSIRFMTDNDLLDGSGWDVRKALRLLAKSNASFTGWLFSPIVYKADYDFLNDMRQLANENFNPVSGFYHFHSMSKNFEETLGSEKMTLKSFFYAIRTALCANWIYKNESIPPVLFKEMYTLIDSTYHSKLDELIDLKSKRIEKSNDPVESELIHLVKAIVNENNSAKNQLVNKKPNPTDFNHLFLKTLKS from the coding sequence GTGAAAACTAAAATACTAAACAAGCTCTCCGAAATAGAGCGAGACAAAAACATAGAAATCTTATTTGCAGTAGAATCTGGAAGTAGAGCTTGGGGTTTTGCTTCACCAGACTCTGATTACGATATACGCTTTGTTTACAAGCATAAAAAAGACTGGTATCTTAACCTTTGGGACCAAAAAGATTCCATACGATTTATGACTGATAATGATTTGTTGGATGGTTCGGGTTGGGATGTTAGAAAAGCACTGCGTTTACTAGCTAAATCAAATGCTTCTTTTACAGGGTGGTTGTTTTCACCAATTGTGTATAAGGCAGATTATGATTTCTTGAATGACATGAGACAATTAGCAAATGAGAACTTTAATCCTGTTTCTGGGTTTTATCATTTTCATAGTATGAGCAAAAATTTTGAAGAAACGCTAGGTTCAGAAAAAATGACTTTAAAGAGTTTCTTTTATGCGATACGTACAGCACTTTGTGCCAATTGGATCTATAAGAATGAAAGTATACCTCCAGTATTATTTAAAGAAATGTATACTTTAATAGATTCAACCTACCATTCAAAACTAGATGAGTTAATAGATTTGAAGAGTAAACGTATCGAAAAAAGCAACGATCCTGTAGAATCAGAATTAATACATCTGGTTAAAGCTATTGTAAACGAAAATAATAGTGCGAAAAATCAATTGGTGAATAAAAAACCTAATCCAACTGATTTTAACCATTTGTTTTTAAAAACTTTGAAATCATGA
- a CDS encoding helix-turn-helix transcriptional regulator, which yields MPINKNALIRYKTIDKCLQNNYKQWTLNDLIEACSDALYEYEGKDIDVSKRTVQLDIQMMRSDKLGYNAPIVVYDRKYYKYEDPDYSIVNIPVTDKDVKVMNEAIQVLRQFKDFSLFKEMDGVLQRLEDSVYASQKNNRAIIHLDKNEQLKGLEFIDVIYEAIQNKKVIEVTYQSFNARKSSTMKVHPQLLKEFNNRWFVLATHKGKFITLALDRIIKIEIIDDLEYLDLEVNGDEYYKEVVGVTVSNSRAQRVQFWIDKKNAPYVITKPFHASQRTIETRDDGTIFNILVQVNFELERLILGFGDSIEVLKPLKLRERMQKKLRTAISNYAPKEI from the coding sequence ATGCCCATCAATAAAAATGCATTAATCCGATATAAAACCATTGATAAATGTCTTCAGAACAACTACAAACAATGGACACTTAATGATTTGATAGAGGCTTGTTCGGATGCGCTTTATGAATATGAAGGAAAAGATATAGATGTCAGCAAACGTACTGTTCAGCTCGATATTCAAATGATGCGAAGCGATAAACTGGGTTACAATGCGCCAATTGTGGTTTATGATAGAAAGTATTACAAATATGAAGACCCAGACTATAGTATTGTAAACATACCTGTAACAGACAAGGATGTTAAGGTGATGAACGAAGCCATACAGGTGCTTCGGCAGTTTAAAGACTTCTCATTATTTAAAGAAATGGATGGTGTTTTACAGCGTTTGGAAGATTCGGTTTATGCATCCCAAAAGAACAATAGAGCGATCATTCATTTAGACAAAAATGAACAACTAAAAGGCTTAGAATTTATAGATGTCATTTACGAAGCTATTCAAAATAAAAAGGTAATTGAAGTTACCTATCAATCTTTTAACGCTAGGAAATCTAGCACTATGAAAGTTCATCCTCAGTTACTAAAAGAATTTAACAATCGCTGGTTTGTTTTAGCAACACACAAAGGCAAATTCATCACGTTGGCCTTAGATAGAATTATAAAAATTGAAATTATAGATGACTTAGAATACTTAGATTTAGAAGTGAATGGCGACGAGTATTACAAAGAAGTAGTTGGTGTAACGGTATCAAATTCTAGAGCGCAACGTGTACAATTTTGGATTGATAAAAAGAATGCACCATACGTAATTACCAAACCCTTCCATGCTTCTCAACGTACTATAGAAACTAGAGATGACGGTACCATTTTTAATATTTTGGTACAAGTCAACTTTGAATTAGAACGTTTGATTTTAGGCTTTGGTGATAGTATTGAAGTCTTAAAACCTTTAAAGCTTAGAGAGCGTATGCAGAAAAAATTAAGAACCGCAATAAGCAACTATGCACCTAAGGAAATATAA
- a CDS encoding ferritin, giving the protein MLSKSIEAALNKQIRIEAESSQVYLAMAVWAEVKGLEGISNFMYDQSDEEREHMLKLVKFVNERGGHAHISELNAPNVTFNSFQEMFQKLLEHEVFVSESINELVHISLQEKDYATHNFLQWYVAEQIEEEAVARTILDKINMIGDDKGGLYLFDRDIQQLTVSSAAQTPGAGI; this is encoded by the coding sequence ATGTTATCAAAATCAATAGAAGCAGCATTAAATAAACAAATACGTATTGAGGCTGAGTCGTCTCAAGTTTATCTAGCAATGGCTGTTTGGGCCGAAGTAAAAGGACTAGAAGGCATCTCAAATTTTATGTACGATCAGTCTGATGAAGAGCGTGAGCATATGCTAAAACTTGTAAAGTTTGTTAACGAGCGTGGAGGCCATGCTCATATTTCAGAATTAAATGCGCCTAATGTGACCTTTAATTCGTTTCAGGAAATGTTTCAAAAGCTATTAGAACATGAAGTTTTTGTGTCTGAGAGCATTAATGAGCTTGTTCATATTTCTTTACAAGAAAAAGACTATGCTACACACAACTTTTTACAGTGGTATGTTGCTGAACAAATAGAAGAAGAGGCTGTAGCTAGGACCATTTTAGATAAAATAAATATGATTGGAGATGATAAAGGTGGACTTTATTTATTTGACAGAGATATACAACAACTAACGGTAAGCTCTGCTGCCCAGACACCTGGCGCTGGTATCTAA
- a CDS encoding helix-turn-helix domain-containing protein — translation MKYTFKEFSTGAIFNIGNSDILQPLKKAQQINLYTFIWANSNPVELVIDSIPFTLPPNHILALTPIQYIQYIGGNDAILYQFNREFYCIKDHDHEVSCAGMLFFGNINIPIISLDEKEQQKYKTLHEVFIDELETKDNIQAEMLRMLMGRFIIKSTRLLKAKEGINETPKSSKVDLLRAFNVLVEQHFKEEHSVAFYAEKLFKSPKTLSNNFAKLNHSPLQIIHERIILETKRLLTYTDKSAKEIAYEVGFEDASHLSRLFKKHTSQSPSEFKKVLKSIA, via the coding sequence ATGAAATATACATTTAAGGAATTCTCCACAGGCGCAATCTTTAATATTGGTAACTCTGACATCCTACAACCGCTAAAAAAAGCACAACAAATAAATCTCTATACTTTTATTTGGGCAAACTCCAATCCTGTAGAACTTGTTATTGATAGTATACCCTTTACGCTGCCGCCAAACCATATTTTAGCACTTACGCCAATACAATACATACAGTATATTGGTGGTAATGATGCGATTTTATATCAATTTAACAGAGAGTTTTACTGTATAAAAGATCATGATCACGAAGTAAGCTGTGCTGGAATGTTATTTTTTGGGAATATTAATATCCCAATAATTAGTCTTGATGAAAAAGAACAGCAGAAATACAAAACACTTCATGAGGTTTTTATAGACGAACTTGAAACTAAAGACAACATACAAGCCGAAATGCTCAGAATGTTAATGGGCAGGTTTATTATAAAAAGCACTAGGTTGTTAAAGGCAAAAGAAGGCATTAATGAAACACCAAAAAGTTCTAAAGTAGATTTACTTAGAGCTTTCAATGTATTAGTGGAGCAGCATTTTAAAGAGGAACACAGTGTGGCTTTCTATGCTGAAAAGCTTTTTAAGTCTCCCAAAACTCTTTCTAATAATTTTGCAAAACTCAATCATAGCCCACTTCAAATTATACATGAACGTATTATTTTAGAGACCAAACGCCTTCTCACCTACACTGACAAATCTGCCAAGGAAATTGCTTACGAAGTTGGCTTTGAAGACGCTTCGCACCTTAGCCGATTATTCAAAAAGCACACATCTCAATCTCCATCAGAATTCAAAAAAGTACTCAAATCTATTGCTTAG
- a CDS encoding carboxymuconolactone decarboxylase family protein — protein sequence MNTFNVPTREDVSTNNQAIFDNLKKGLGFVPNLFATFAHSDTALENYLNFSNAKTSLSAKEREVVNLAVSQVNNCIYCLSAHTAIGKMNGFTDEQILELRGGYSSVNNKLDALAKLAKNVTENRGRTDTDVIENFFNAGYTKANLIDTISLVGDKTISNYVHSTTQVAVDFPEAQPLETQTV from the coding sequence ATGAACACATTTAATGTACCAACAAGAGAAGATGTAAGTACTAACAATCAAGCAATTTTTGACAACCTAAAAAAAGGTTTAGGATTTGTACCTAACCTATTTGCAACTTTTGCCCATAGTGACACTGCCTTAGAGAATTACCTGAATTTTTCTAACGCTAAAACATCGTTGTCTGCCAAAGAAAGAGAAGTTGTAAACCTTGCTGTCAGTCAAGTAAATAATTGTATTTATTGTTTATCTGCACATACTGCAATTGGAAAAATGAACGGTTTTACAGACGAGCAGATTTTAGAGTTAAGAGGAGGTTATTCTTCTGTAAACAACAAACTAGACGCACTGGCAAAATTAGCTAAGAATGTTACCGAAAATAGAGGACGTACTGATACAGATGTTATAGAAAACTTCTTTAACGCAGGATATACAAAAGCTAATTTGATAGACACTATTTCTTTAGTAGGAGACAAAACCATATCTAATTATGTACACAGTACTACGCAAGTAGCCGTAGACTTTCCTGAAGCACAGCCATTAGAAACCCAAACTGTATAA
- a CDS encoding sodium:solute symporter family transporter — MIASDQWVTYMCILLAVYAIVILYFVIRGARKNTDIKDYAVGNLGFPAWVVGLSLAASMTSAATFIINPGFIALYGFSGIISFALVLPIAAFISLIVFTKGFVKQGNAVKATTMAQWIGKRYNSKNYAFFFAIIAMLLITFIVLINVGLTQVISKALNADPFYVLLSITVFVFGYMMFGGANSMVYTNTIQAIIMFIVALILIGSGWEYFSDGISGIVEKLNTIDPNLTKPTNKTSFLFRDYFEIIITQIVIGVAIVCQPHIITKSLLLKDSSKINTYLASGIIFMIVFFLVVVVGLYARISFPDFMVNGNKLKMDEIIPTYVVTKFSVGVGLIIVVGLISAGLSTLESLIQSLSITITSDIIDPVSKGTLGNKTIMVNKIVIIGLAIVSFVLSWQQIKSPDVSVAIFAQNGVYAYFAAAFVPVLFGTFLKNVSTRSVFIASITAIVVHFGIYYGRLTPYMQEPVNNPGVSAAIGIVSSLIIGFVFYRLDLNKQREYSRLDS; from the coding sequence ATGATAGCATCAGATCAATGGGTAACCTACATGTGCATTCTATTAGCAGTATATGCTATTGTTATTCTATATTTTGTAATCCGTGGAGCTCGAAAAAACACAGACATTAAAGACTACGCTGTAGGCAATTTAGGATTTCCTGCTTGGGTAGTTGGTTTGTCTTTAGCTGCTTCTATGACTAGTGCAGCTACATTTATTATTAATCCTGGTTTTATTGCACTGTATGGGTTTTCTGGCATTATTTCTTTTGCTCTCGTCTTACCTATTGCTGCTTTTATTTCGCTAATTGTTTTCACTAAAGGCTTTGTAAAGCAAGGTAATGCCGTAAAAGCTACAACCATGGCACAGTGGATTGGTAAACGCTACAACAGCAAGAATTACGCCTTCTTCTTTGCGATTATCGCTATGCTTCTAATCACATTTATCGTACTCATTAATGTTGGATTAACCCAAGTTATTTCTAAAGCACTTAATGCAGACCCATTTTATGTGTTGCTGTCTATAACAGTGTTTGTATTTGGTTACATGATGTTTGGAGGAGCTAATTCTATGGTGTACACCAACACCATCCAAGCTATAATTATGTTTATAGTTGCACTAATTTTAATAGGTTCTGGTTGGGAATATTTTTCTGATGGTATTAGCGGTATCGTAGAAAAACTCAATACAATTGATCCTAACTTAACTAAACCAACCAACAAAACAAGTTTTTTATTTAGAGATTATTTTGAAATTATAATTACTCAAATAGTCATTGGTGTGGCAATTGTATGCCAACCACACATTATAACAAAATCACTATTACTTAAAGACTCTAGCAAAATAAACACCTATTTAGCTAGTGGAATCATTTTTATGATTGTATTCTTTTTAGTTGTGGTCGTTGGACTCTATGCTAGAATTAGTTTTCCTGATTTTATGGTAAATGGCAACAAACTAAAAATGGACGAAATAATACCAACATACGTCGTTACAAAATTCTCAGTTGGTGTTGGGCTAATTATTGTTGTGGGCTTAATTTCTGCCGGACTTTCAACTTTAGAAAGTTTAATTCAATCCTTATCTATAACAATTACATCAGATATTATCGATCCTGTTTCAAAAGGAACCTTAGGAAACAAAACTATAATGGTGAATAAAATAGTCATTATCGGTTTGGCCATTGTAAGCTTTGTTTTAAGCTGGCAACAAATAAAATCGCCTGATGTAAGTGTTGCTATTTTTGCACAAAATGGTGTCTATGCCTATTTTGCTGCTGCTTTTGTTCCTGTATTGTTTGGTACGTTTTTAAAAAACGTTAGTACGCGCTCGGTATTTATTGCCAGTATCACAGCAATTGTCGTTCACTTTGGTATTTACTACGGAAGATTAACACCATACATGCAAGAACCTGTAAACAATCCTGGAGTATCAGCGGCTATAGGAATTGTTTCTTCATTAATTATAGGATTTGTATTTTACAGACTAGATTTAAATAAACAACGTGAATACTCTAGATTGGACAGCTAA